From a single Rhodococcus qingshengii JCM 15477 genomic region:
- a CDS encoding SDR family oxidoreductase yields the protein MTYTVHGATGAQGSPVLAGLVAALAGSTGAEVRAITRNPDQTFEGANTVVADNASADSLADAYRGVDGVFFHLPLAGDTETLAGYAHNVLAAARVTRPSRFVISTSGTVTRDATSPLAGPNTPVLSELVDGLRAEGIAVTVLTPRLFLENLLLPTVLSGVKDEGVLRYPLRADLAVAWSSHLDVADAAVAALTLDVAPDAVDIGQIPAITGVELAEAFAEHFSRAVTFEAVTPDAFGASIAPIIGGGAAAGVSQLYTGLESADSVAFDSATGSAVALGIVARSTRAWLVDLGVN from the coding sequence ATGACTTACACAGTGCATGGCGCCACCGGCGCACAGGGTTCTCCCGTTCTCGCGGGATTGGTCGCGGCTCTCGCCGGATCTACAGGTGCCGAAGTCCGAGCAATCACCCGCAACCCCGACCAGACGTTCGAGGGTGCGAACACCGTCGTCGCGGACAATGCGTCAGCCGACTCTCTCGCCGATGCTTATCGCGGGGTAGACGGGGTGTTCTTCCACCTGCCACTCGCCGGTGACACCGAGACGCTAGCTGGTTACGCCCACAACGTTCTGGCAGCAGCAAGAGTGACACGTCCTTCGCGGTTCGTGATCTCTACCAGCGGCACGGTGACCCGCGACGCTACTTCGCCGCTTGCCGGTCCCAACACACCCGTTCTCTCCGAGCTCGTCGACGGACTCCGCGCCGAAGGTATCGCGGTGACCGTCCTGACCCCGCGTTTGTTCCTCGAGAATCTTCTTCTGCCCACCGTGCTGTCGGGGGTGAAAGACGAAGGGGTCCTGCGTTACCCACTGCGTGCCGATCTCGCGGTCGCATGGAGTTCACATCTCGACGTCGCTGATGCAGCCGTTGCGGCCCTGACTCTCGACGTAGCACCGGACGCGGTCGACATCGGACAGATTCCGGCGATCACCGGCGTCGAACTCGCCGAGGCATTCGCCGAACACTTCTCGCGCGCGGTAACTTTCGAAGCCGTGACGCCCGATGCCTTCGGTGCGTCGATTGCGCCGATCATCGGAGGGGGCGCAGCAGCCGGGGTTTCCCAGCTCTACACGGGACTCGAATCTGCCGACAGCGTCGCGTTCGACTCCGCGACGGGTTCTGCCGTTGCCTTGGGCATCGTCGCCCGCAGCACCCGGGCCTGGCTGGTAGATCTCGGAGTGAACTGA
- a CDS encoding cation:proton antiporter, protein MDALIIVVLGLLGIVAASTLGARIGVAAPLILVMAGIVVSLLPFVPAVDIDPEWILAGVLPPLLYSASVSMPSMEFRREFGAIGGLSVLLVVVSALVLGVFFSWVIPGLGIWWGIALGAIVSPTDAVATSIVKKLPVSPRVVSILEGESLLNDATALVLLRTAIAGAAVSVSLWSVLGKFAFAVVVAAVIGVVVGKVNLMVRARVTDSTVNTVISFTVPFLAAIPAEELGASGLVAAVVAGLVTGYDAPRKLSPRHRLSDSQNWRTVELVLEGAIFLVMGLELSSIVDDVRVDHEGISTAVFVAAGALFLTILVRALYVAPLLRALQARANFRERMKPRLSDIANRLDNPEDYPPDERRSRRRAPSANQMERFKVRVRRTVADIDYYLAAPLGWREGTIVIWAGMRGAVTLAAAQTLPEDTPSRSLLILVAFLVAAGSLILQGGTLKRVVVATGPAAQDLTESELDEHRRLLDLLEDAAASVVPPEGRSKKRIRLDVIDAQRQALLDARDDGVFDARMLGSALAALDADQISLELKGGPDG, encoded by the coding sequence GTGGACGCTCTGATCATCGTGGTGCTCGGTCTGCTCGGAATCGTCGCGGCCTCGACGCTCGGAGCGCGGATCGGAGTCGCAGCACCGTTGATTCTGGTGATGGCCGGGATCGTTGTCAGCCTCTTACCATTTGTCCCAGCAGTGGACATCGACCCGGAATGGATTCTGGCAGGCGTGCTTCCACCACTGCTGTACTCCGCCTCGGTCTCGATGCCGTCGATGGAGTTTCGGCGTGAGTTCGGTGCCATCGGTGGGCTTTCCGTTCTGCTCGTGGTCGTGAGTGCGCTTGTTCTCGGTGTGTTCTTCTCCTGGGTGATACCAGGACTCGGTATCTGGTGGGGCATTGCACTCGGTGCGATCGTGAGCCCGACGGATGCCGTCGCGACGTCCATCGTCAAGAAACTCCCGGTCTCGCCGCGGGTGGTGTCGATCCTCGAAGGCGAAAGCCTGCTCAACGACGCCACCGCTCTGGTCCTGTTGCGTACTGCCATCGCCGGGGCCGCCGTATCGGTGTCGCTGTGGAGTGTGTTGGGCAAGTTCGCTTTTGCCGTCGTCGTGGCCGCGGTCATCGGAGTTGTCGTCGGCAAGGTCAACCTGATGGTTCGCGCCCGTGTCACCGATTCGACGGTCAACACGGTCATCTCGTTCACGGTGCCGTTTCTGGCGGCGATCCCCGCCGAAGAGTTGGGTGCGTCAGGGTTGGTTGCTGCCGTCGTGGCCGGGCTCGTCACCGGCTACGACGCTCCTCGGAAGCTGTCACCGCGACACCGGTTGTCCGACTCCCAGAACTGGCGCACAGTCGAATTGGTCCTCGAAGGTGCGATCTTCCTGGTGATGGGCCTCGAACTCTCGTCGATAGTCGACGATGTCCGGGTCGACCACGAGGGCATATCCACGGCGGTCTTCGTGGCGGCGGGTGCACTGTTCCTCACGATCTTGGTGCGGGCTCTGTACGTGGCCCCGCTCCTGCGAGCGCTCCAAGCGCGGGCGAATTTTCGTGAACGCATGAAACCCAGACTCTCCGACATCGCGAATCGCCTCGACAATCCCGAGGATTACCCGCCAGACGAACGACGCAGCAGGCGCCGGGCACCTTCGGCGAATCAGATGGAAAGGTTCAAGGTTCGGGTTCGGCGGACGGTTGCCGATATCGACTACTACCTTGCTGCGCCGTTGGGATGGCGTGAAGGCACGATCGTCATCTGGGCCGGCATGCGCGGGGCGGTCACTCTGGCTGCAGCGCAGACTCTGCCGGAAGACACCCCGAGTCGATCGCTCCTGATCTTGGTTGCGTTCCTGGTGGCAGCAGGCTCGTTGATCCTTCAGGGAGGAACGTTGAAGCGCGTCGTAGTGGCGACCGGTCCGGCAGCGCAGGACCTCACCGAATCCGAACTAGACGAGCATCGCAGGTTGCTCGACCTCCTCGAAGATGCTGCTGCGAGTGTCGTTCCGCCAGAGGGTCGGTCGAAGAAGAGGATCCGCCTCGACGTGATCGACGCGCAGCGTCAGGCACTGCTCGACGCACGTGACGATGGCGTGTTCGACGCACGGATGCTCGGATCGGCACTTGCCGCGCTGGATGCCGATCAGATCAGCCTCGAACTCAAGGGCGGTCCGGATGGTTGA
- a CDS encoding TetR/AcrR family transcriptional regulator: MTNARARLSRDQWIDAAFQALTSHGPDAVAVEKVARTLGSTKGSFYWHFANRDELLQAALGRWEVLATERLISSVESSGEPAEVRLRRLVDSVTTGLAGRRAELELLAGIDHPLVSAAVRRVTERRVTYIVTLLVDLGMDRQKAEHRGVLAYSMYLGQMQLVHSAPDAVPRGDVDAHALADEFVNMVLAR, translated from the coding sequence GTGACGAATGCCCGCGCCCGACTCTCTCGTGACCAGTGGATCGATGCAGCTTTCCAGGCTCTGACAAGCCATGGGCCTGATGCAGTTGCAGTGGAAAAGGTGGCGCGCACGCTCGGATCGACCAAGGGTTCCTTTTATTGGCACTTCGCCAACCGCGACGAATTGCTGCAAGCTGCGCTCGGCCGGTGGGAAGTTTTGGCAACCGAGAGACTGATCTCCTCCGTCGAGTCCTCTGGTGAACCGGCGGAGGTGAGGTTGCGTCGTCTGGTGGATTCGGTCACGACCGGATTGGCCGGTCGCCGTGCGGAGTTGGAACTGCTTGCCGGGATCGACCATCCTTTGGTTTCGGCGGCGGTTCGACGTGTCACCGAGCGTCGAGTTACCTACATCGTGACGTTGTTGGTCGATCTGGGGATGGACAGGCAGAAAGCGGAACATCGTGGCGTACTTGCGTATTCGATGTACCTGGGGCAGATGCAACTGGTGCACAGTGCGCCCGATGCGGTTCCTCGCGGCGATGTGGACGCTCACGCGCTCGCCGACGAGTTCGTGAACATGGTTCTGGCCAGGTAA
- a CDS encoding DUF2867 domain-containing protein, with product MTLAFKAMPAPDWAEATTITIPSVPTHTSEEWAQAVFDVRNVPAPVLAMFWLRERIVGLLGIAKGRPDTFAVDKIADGEALIEADEKHLRFVASVQADNDAGLLHVVTAVELKNRAGRIYFAPVQVLHGVITRAMMTSARKRLCT from the coding sequence ATGACACTCGCTTTCAAGGCAATGCCTGCACCGGACTGGGCAGAAGCCACCACGATCACCATCCCGTCTGTTCCGACCCATACATCCGAGGAGTGGGCGCAGGCAGTCTTCGACGTCAGGAATGTCCCCGCACCCGTCCTCGCGATGTTCTGGCTCAGGGAGCGGATAGTCGGACTGCTCGGCATCGCCAAGGGACGCCCCGACACCTTTGCCGTCGACAAGATCGCCGACGGCGAGGCCCTCATCGAAGCGGACGAGAAACACCTACGATTCGTCGCCTCGGTTCAGGCCGACAACGACGCCGGCCTCCTGCACGTCGTCACCGCCGTGGAGCTGAAGAACCGCGCGGGCCGAATCTACTTCGCACCCGTTCAGGTACTGCACGGCGTGATCACGCGGGCAATGATGACGTCCGCTCGAAAGCGACTGTGCACGTGA
- a CDS encoding winged helix-turn-helix transcriptional regulator gives MSESGHVLPECGVARFLLVLDGPWATLIVRELTHGPMRFTELRRALPGISPRTLSARLKRFEEFDLVTRTAYAEVPPRVEYELTATGMELRSVLEAMVEWADLALPVS, from the coding sequence ATGAGTGAATCAGGTCACGTGCTTCCGGAGTGCGGCGTCGCGCGCTTTCTGCTGGTTCTGGACGGACCGTGGGCAACGCTGATCGTTCGTGAGCTCACGCACGGCCCGATGCGCTTCACGGAACTACGACGCGCATTGCCCGGCATCAGTCCCAGGACACTTTCCGCCAGACTCAAGCGATTCGAGGAGTTCGATCTGGTGACCCGGACTGCCTACGCCGAGGTGCCGCCGCGAGTGGAGTACGAACTCACCGCGACGGGGATGGAACTGCGCTCCGTGCTCGAAGCGATGGTCGAGTGGGCGGATCTGGCACTCCCCGTTTCGTGA
- a CDS encoding alpha/beta hydrolase: MSTEKMSVQDRVARVVLDVVGALPTGAQRILGGKPKEIDGQTLHPEIQLALRLLSAVEGTSFEHLPVEEGRAQIDAESRLFGGTPIDIETVRDLEIPAGDHAIPARLYRPAGVSTPAPLLVYFHGGGFVLGSLESGDSVCRFLARHGEVSMLSVDYRLAPEFPFPAGVDDAVAAFRYCVEHATDLGADPKSIAVGGDSAGGNLAAVVAQSTTEDDVKPVFQLLFFPWVDLSSKRPSHKMFGTDFFLTDAQLDWYAAHYLSGGASALDPRVSPLLTPDLAGLPPAYVAVAGFDPLRDEGEEYANRLREAGVPVALRRHSGLIHAFVNTTGVGHTGQDAMFEACGALRVGLSGPH, translated from the coding sequence ATGTCCACGGAGAAGATGTCTGTCCAAGATCGTGTTGCGCGGGTGGTGCTCGATGTCGTCGGCGCCTTACCGACCGGCGCGCAGCGCATTCTCGGTGGCAAGCCGAAGGAGATCGACGGGCAGACTCTGCACCCCGAGATCCAGCTTGCGCTGAGATTGCTCTCAGCGGTCGAAGGTACGAGCTTCGAGCATCTTCCGGTCGAAGAGGGACGGGCTCAGATCGACGCCGAATCGCGACTGTTCGGCGGTACGCCCATCGACATCGAGACGGTACGTGACCTCGAGATCCCGGCCGGGGATCACGCGATTCCGGCTCGGCTGTATCGCCCGGCCGGAGTCTCAACGCCCGCTCCACTTTTGGTGTACTTCCACGGCGGCGGGTTCGTCCTCGGCAGCCTCGAGAGCGGCGACAGTGTGTGCCGCTTCCTGGCCCGCCACGGCGAGGTCAGTATGTTGTCGGTGGACTACCGGTTAGCACCGGAGTTCCCGTTCCCCGCCGGGGTCGATGACGCCGTCGCCGCATTCCGGTACTGCGTCGAGCATGCCACAGATCTGGGTGCAGATCCGAAATCCATTGCGGTAGGCGGAGACAGCGCGGGCGGGAACCTGGCTGCCGTCGTCGCGCAGTCCACGACCGAAGACGACGTCAAACCAGTATTCCAACTGCTCTTCTTCCCCTGGGTGGACCTTTCGTCGAAGCGCCCTTCGCACAAGATGTTCGGCACCGACTTCTTTCTCACCGACGCCCAACTCGACTGGTATGCAGCCCATTACCTGTCGGGCGGCGCTTCGGCTCTCGACCCGCGAGTCTCACCGCTGCTCACTCCGGACCTGGCCGGCCTACCGCCCGCGTACGTTGCCGTCGCCGGTTTCGACCCACTACGCGACGAGGGTGAGGAATACGCGAACCGGCTGCGAGAGGCCGGAGTCCCGGTTGCACTCAGGCGTCACAGTGGATTGATCCATGCCTTCGTCAACACCACCGGTGTCGGCCATACCGGTCAAGATGCGATGTTCGAGGCCTGCGGCGCTCTGCGGGTTGGACTTTCGGGCCCGCACTGA
- a CDS encoding YoaK family protein, whose amino-acid sequence MTGYSRSLIGLATALAGLAGYVDALGFITLGGPFVSFMSGNMTQASVAFADGVWSTARVAGGIIVLFLLGIALGTVVTHFTERYSVRARKVTVLAVVAGLLSIGSVMSSLDVTPGAISAMALAMGAVNSVFQRDGEVTIGVTYMTGALVKMGQRLTGAFLGGPKWAWLQHFGMCAGLIAGAVVGALVHRWIGLHALWPASAFTVVLIAVAWQVSPPSPAKV is encoded by the coding sequence GTGACGGGATACAGCAGGTCGCTGATCGGCCTGGCGACAGCGCTCGCCGGGTTGGCCGGTTACGTCGACGCGCTCGGATTCATCACGCTCGGTGGGCCTTTCGTTTCGTTCATGAGCGGCAACATGACGCAGGCGAGCGTCGCATTTGCCGACGGGGTGTGGTCGACCGCGAGAGTTGCCGGCGGAATCATCGTGCTCTTCCTCCTGGGAATCGCGCTGGGAACCGTCGTCACCCACTTCACGGAGCGCTATTCGGTCCGGGCTCGCAAGGTCACGGTGCTCGCGGTTGTAGCCGGGCTGCTGTCCATCGGTTCGGTGATGAGCAGCCTCGACGTCACCCCCGGCGCGATCTCGGCGATGGCCTTGGCGATGGGAGCCGTCAACTCGGTGTTCCAGCGCGACGGCGAGGTGACGATCGGTGTCACGTACATGACCGGTGCGCTGGTCAAGATGGGCCAGCGTCTGACCGGAGCCTTTCTGGGTGGCCCGAAGTGGGCGTGGCTGCAGCACTTCGGGATGTGCGCGGGGTTGATCGCGGGCGCGGTGGTCGGTGCGCTCGTTCATCGGTGGATCGGTCTTCACGCTCTGTGGCCCGCATCGGCGTTCACGGTTGTTCTGATCGCCGTTGCCTGGCAGGTCTCGCCCCCGTCTCCGGCAAAGGTGTAG